From Toxotes jaculatrix isolate fToxJac2 chromosome 7, fToxJac2.pri, whole genome shotgun sequence:
AGTAAGGGAGCGATATGCAGCTATTTGTGTAGATGAACACCATTATTCCTCACTCTCAGATATATTGGCATCAAACTTCAAAGAAGTCAATGTGTGTCCCTGAGAGGAAATTGTTTTCCAGAAGCAACTTCATCAGTTTGGCTGCAGACTCGTGGCAGGGAAACAGACGATGACTGATACCCGTTACTCTCTGAATCTCCTCCTGCATCTCTGTGTCCAGGGGACCTGAAGGAAACCAGAGAGCTTGAAGGGTCAGGAAAAAGTTTGAACATCTACAGTTCCAACTCTGCATTATATAAAGTCATATGTACCTGGAGAATAACTGAGGACTTTGACATTTGGTTCCTCCTCAGCCAGCACACTGAACATCATCTTCCTGGCAGCTTTGGCAGTGCAGTAGAGCACCCAGGATGGTAAGGCCTGCAGTGCAAACACTGAGGAGATGTTCACCACACTCCATCGCAGGCCTGGTCTGCATGGAAATACCTGCAGGATTCCTGCAGTCAGTGTCAGAGCTGAACTCACATTCAAGGAGAGATAAGAATTCACCATTTCAAGGTTAGTGAAATTCTCAAACCCGGTAATGTCACCTAAAGAGCCTgggagcaaagagagagagggggggggggtgtggtgggggggttATATTTTGACGTCACTTCATCAGCATACAAAATCAGCATGAAGTAGGTGACTCAGGCAGATCTAAACAAAGTCTTCCATTCAGCACTCACCAACATTGTGAATAAGGAGCACATGATCAATGTCTTTCACAGCCTCCTGCCTTGTAATCCTCACTGTTTCATTCACCCCTTCTCTTGTGTTCAGATCGGCTGCAATGCAGTGAACCATCAGACGATGTTCATCAGtgaagctctgcagctctttctttAGCTCCTGCAGCAGAGTCCCAGAGCGAGCCACCAGTAGGAGGACAGAACCAGGTTCCAGTAAGTGGGACACCTGGAAGGAAACATGACATTTGATtgtttctttctatctttctttcttttcaataAAAGGGTTTTTTCAACAAGGTGATGACTTACTTCATGTGCCAGCGCCCGTCCAAACCCTTTAGAAGCTCCGGTGATGATACATATGCCCCGGCCAAGAGTCCTTGGGTTTGTAGCATAGATATGAGACATCTCATTAAATTTCTGTGCTGGTAAAAAAATGCTGATGGTCACCTGGAAATCTGGGGAAAAAG
This genomic window contains:
- the sprb gene encoding sepiapterin reductase b: MSHIYATNPRTLGRGICIITGASKGFGRALAHEVSHLLEPGSVLLLVARSGTLLQELKKELQSFTDEHRLMVHCIAADLNTREGVNETVRITRQEAVKDIDHVLLIHNVGSLGDITGFENFTNLEMVNSYLSLNVSSALTLTAGILQVFPCRPGLRWSVVNISSVFALQALPSWVLYCTAKAARKMMFSVLAEEEPNVKVLSYSPGPLDTEMQEEIQRVTGISHRLFPCHESAAKLMKLLLENNFLSGTHIDFFEV